One genomic window of Cellulophaga sp. Hel_I_12 includes the following:
- a CDS encoding serine hydrolase, which translates to MKKNSILVILFFIVSTMLLAQEALPIQIPDSEIKQLPSLLNATLQSNLERELKSNPEWRKLISEKKMAVGVVDLSNQNNTRFARINGNHMMYAASLPKIAILLAAMDAIDKGELKETQAVKDDMRLMISKSNNEASTRMIDRVGYKKLEDVMTDPKYAFYDEHKGGGLWVGKRYGSGGDTNREPLKNLSHAATVTQVCRYYYLLANGKLVNEKRSTQMLGIMENPELHHKFVNTLDQIAPKARLFRKSGSWRTFHSDSILVWGDDPDRRYILVALIDDANGEQIIRDLVKPIEKVLKKRISLASN; encoded by the coding sequence ATGAAAAAGAATTCAATACTTGTCATTTTATTTTTTATAGTTTCTACTATGCTTCTTGCACAAGAAGCATTACCTATTCAAATTCCAGATTCAGAAATTAAACAACTTCCTAGTTTACTGAATGCCACACTTCAATCTAATTTAGAAAGAGAGTTAAAATCAAATCCTGAATGGAGAAAATTAATAAGTGAAAAGAAAATGGCTGTTGGTGTTGTTGATCTCAGCAACCAAAACAATACAAGATTTGCGCGAATTAATGGAAACCACATGATGTATGCCGCAAGTTTACCTAAAATAGCCATTCTATTGGCGGCCATGGATGCTATCGATAAAGGAGAGCTTAAAGAGACACAGGCGGTAAAAGATGATATGCGTTTAATGATCAGTAAATCAAATAATGAGGCTTCTACTCGAATGATTGATCGCGTAGGCTATAAGAAATTAGAAGATGTAATGACAGATCCTAAATATGCTTTTTATGACGAGCATAAAGGGGGTGGTCTTTGGGTTGGTAAAAGGTATGGTAGTGGAGGTGACACGAACAGAGAACCCTTAAAAAACTTAAGCCATGCCGCAACAGTGACTCAGGTTTGTAGGTATTACTATTTATTAGCCAATGGTAAATTAGTAAACGAAAAACGATCGACTCAAATGCTGGGGATTATGGAAAATCCTGAATTGCACCATAAATTTGTCAATACTTTAGATCAAATTGCCCCTAAAGCCCGTTTGTTTAGAAAGTCAGGCTCTTGGCGCACATTTCATTCCGATTCAATTTTGGTTTGGGGAGATGATCCAGATCGCCGTTATATCCTAGTGGCGCTCATCGATGATGCCAATGGAGAACAAATTATAAGAGATTTAGTGAAACCTATTGAGAAAGTTTTAAAAAAGCGAATATCTTTGGCGAGTAATTAG